The Geotalea uraniireducens Rf4 genome window below encodes:
- the frr gene encoding ribosome recycling factor, whose translation MTKDVINNMSTHMDKTIDALRKEYQRVRTGRASTGLLDEIKVDFYGTPSPINQVATLAVPEPRTITLQPWDAKMIPVIEKAIMNANLGLTPANDGKVIRLNIPPLTEERRKDIVKQLKKLAEDAKVAVRNIRRDAIDELKKQEKDKKISEDDLKRAEKEVQDVTNSHVAKIDEVFVHKEKEVMEV comes from the coding sequence ATGACGAAAGACGTCATAAACAACATGAGCACCCATATGGACAAGACCATCGACGCACTGCGCAAGGAGTACCAGAGGGTCCGTACCGGCCGGGCAAGCACTGGGCTTTTGGATGAAATCAAGGTCGATTTTTATGGGACCCCTTCACCGATCAATCAGGTAGCGACCCTTGCCGTCCCCGAACCGCGCACCATAACCTTGCAGCCGTGGGATGCAAAGATGATCCCGGTCATCGAAAAGGCCATCATGAACGCAAATCTGGGGCTTACCCCCGCCAATGACGGCAAGGTTATTCGGCTCAATATCCCCCCCCTTACCGAGGAACGGCGTAAAGATATCGTCAAGCAGCTCAAGAAGCTGGCTGAAGATGCAAAGGTCGCAGTCAGGAATATTCGCCGCGACGCCATCGATGAGTTGAAAAAGCAGGAAAAGGATAAAAAAATCTCGGAAGATGACCTGAAGCGCGCTGAAAAAGAGGTTCAGGATGTGACCAACAGTCATGTCGCAAAAATTGACGAAGTCTTTGTTCACAAGGAAAAAGAGGTTATGGAAGTTTGA
- a CDS encoding isoprenyl transferase, giving the protein MHKLTKENLPRHLAVIMDGNGRWAKQRMLRRIVGHQKGVETVRLIVEECSRLGISYLTLFAFSAENWLRPKTEVKALMALLKKYIRSEIARMMHNNIRFNVIGDRGELPVDINRVIDDAIAQTAGNSGMLLTLALSYGARQEIVHAARQIAIDAASGKIAIDDINEGLFSDYLYTTRIPEPDFLIRTSGEMRISNFLLWQLAYTELYFTDVNWPDFDKNELAKAFRDYQSRERRFGKTSDQVQVGGTAVGDITRHR; this is encoded by the coding sequence ATGCACAAATTAACGAAAGAGAATCTTCCACGTCATCTGGCCGTAATTATGGACGGTAACGGCCGGTGGGCGAAGCAGCGGATGTTGAGGCGGATCGTCGGCCACCAGAAGGGAGTGGAGACTGTCCGGCTGATCGTAGAAGAATGTTCCCGGTTAGGCATAAGTTACCTCACCCTGTTTGCCTTTTCTGCGGAAAACTGGCTGCGACCCAAAACTGAAGTGAAGGCGCTTATGGCGCTTCTGAAGAAATATATCAGATCGGAAATCGCGCGGATGATGCACAACAACATCCGATTCAATGTCATCGGCGACCGCGGAGAGTTGCCGGTGGATATCAATCGGGTGATTGACGATGCAATTGCACAAACAGCAGGCAACAGCGGCATGCTCCTGACCTTGGCCCTTTCCTACGGAGCACGCCAGGAAATCGTCCATGCTGCCCGGCAGATCGCGATTGATGCGGCGTCAGGAAAAATTGCCATAGATGACATCAACGAAGGGCTTTTTTCCGATTACCTTTATACCACGCGGATTCCTGAACCCGATTTTCTCATCAGAACCAGTGGCGAAATGCGGATAAGTAACTTTCTGCTTTGGCAGCTAGCCTATACGGAGCTCTATTTTACCGATGTGAACTGGCCCGATTTCGACAAAAATGAACTTGCCAAGGCATTCCGCGACTACCAGTCCAGAGAGCGCAGATTTGGCAAGACCAGCGATCAGGTGCAGGTAGGCGGGACGGCTGTCGGTGATATCACCCGCCATCGTTGA
- the pyrH gene encoding UMP kinase, producing MGELRYKRVLLKLSGEALAGEQGYGIDPQTITTIANEVKEVVECGVQLSLVIGGGNIFRGLAASSKGMDRASADYMGMLATMINALAMQDALEKIGVDTRVQSAIAMQEVAEPYIRRRAIRHLEKGRVVIFGAGTGNPYFTTDTAASLRAMEVGAEVILKGTKVDGVYTADPKKDQNATKFTELTYIDVLKKGLQVMDATAISLCMDNSLPIIVFDVTTDGNVKKVVYGEPIGTIVKGA from the coding sequence ATGGGCGAGCTGCGCTATAAAAGGGTGCTGTTAAAACTTTCCGGTGAAGCGCTCGCCGGCGAGCAGGGTTACGGAATTGATCCACAGACCATCACAACCATAGCGAATGAAGTAAAAGAAGTCGTTGAGTGCGGCGTACAATTGTCTCTGGTCATCGGTGGCGGCAACATCTTCCGCGGGCTGGCGGCATCATCCAAGGGGATGGACCGGGCCAGCGCCGACTACATGGGGATGCTGGCAACCATGATAAATGCCTTGGCCATGCAGGATGCCCTGGAAAAAATCGGCGTGGATACCCGGGTTCAATCGGCCATTGCCATGCAGGAGGTGGCTGAACCCTATATCCGCCGTCGTGCGATCAGGCATCTGGAAAAAGGGCGGGTCGTCATCTTCGGCGCGGGCACCGGCAATCCATATTTCACCACCGACACGGCTGCAAGCCTCAGGGCAATGGAAGTCGGAGCAGAGGTGATCTTGAAGGGGACCAAGGTGGATGGGGTCTATACAGCCGATCCCAAGAAAGACCAGAATGCCACCAAGTTTACCGAACTGACCTACATCGATGTCCTCAAAAAAGGGTTGCAGGTTATGGACGCGACCGCCATATCGCTCTGCATGGATAATAGTCTCCCCATTATCGTCTTTGATGTCACCACCGACGGAAATGTGAAAAAAGTGGTGTACGGTGAGCCAATCGGCACCATCGTGAAAGGAGCGTAA
- a CDS encoding 1-deoxy-D-xylulose-5-phosphate reductoisomerase encodes MKKLAILGSTGSIGVSTLDIVAAHPDKFQVVALTAGGNLDLLKKQIEEFSPQLVAVLNEELAQKLQQMLSGKGPAILHGVEGMIAAATAADADMVVAAIVGAAGLVPTAAAIKAGKDIALANKETLVTAGRLIMDMVKAHGVKLYPVDSEHSAVFQSLQGHRMEDVKQIILTASGGPFFTWPAEKLAQVTVSDALNHPNWSMGQKITIDSASMMNKGLEVIEARWLFDIPAEKIAVNIHPQSIIHSMVEYIDGCVMAQLGIPDMKAPIAYALTYPGRVPTGVKPLDLTALSGLTFFNPDYSRFPALKLAYRALEDGESMPTVMNAANEVAVGAFLNGRIKFTAIAEAIEKTMDFHQPHLLNTIEEVLLVDRWGREKCKELLGIDKQ; translated from the coding sequence ATGAAAAAGCTTGCCATACTTGGTTCCACCGGTTCCATAGGGGTCAGCACCCTGGATATCGTTGCGGCCCATCCCGACAAATTTCAGGTAGTTGCGCTTACTGCCGGGGGGAACCTGGATCTGCTGAAAAAGCAGATTGAGGAGTTTTCTCCGCAACTGGTGGCGGTCCTGAATGAGGAGCTTGCGCAAAAGTTGCAGCAGATGCTGTCGGGGAAGGGGCCTGCGATTCTCCATGGCGTGGAAGGTATGATCGCTGCCGCAACCGCCGCAGATGCCGACATGGTGGTCGCGGCGATTGTCGGCGCCGCCGGTCTGGTGCCGACCGCTGCCGCTATCAAGGCGGGGAAGGACATCGCCCTGGCCAATAAAGAGACCCTGGTCACCGCCGGCCGCCTGATCATGGATATGGTCAAGGCCCATGGGGTAAAGCTTTATCCCGTGGACAGCGAGCACAGTGCGGTTTTCCAGTCGCTTCAGGGGCACCGGATGGAGGATGTGAAGCAGATCATCCTCACCGCTTCAGGCGGGCCGTTTTTCACCTGGCCTGCTGAGAAGCTGGCGCAGGTCACGGTAAGCGATGCGCTCAACCATCCCAACTGGAGCATGGGGCAGAAAATCACCATTGATTCGGCCTCGATGATGAATAAAGGGCTGGAGGTCATCGAAGCGCGGTGGCTGTTCGATATTCCGGCAGAGAAAATCGCGGTTAATATTCATCCCCAAAGCATCATCCATTCCATGGTAGAATATATCGATGGCTGTGTCATGGCTCAACTGGGAATTCCCGACATGAAGGCTCCCATTGCCTACGCCCTGACTTATCCCGGCCGGGTGCCGACCGGCGTGAAGCCGCTCGATTTGACCGCGCTTTCGGGACTTACGTTCTTCAACCCCGACTACAGCCGTTTCCCTGCACTGAAACTGGCCTACCGGGCGCTCGAAGATGGCGAGAGCATGCCGACGGTCATGAATGCCGCCAATGAGGTTGCCGTCGGTGCGTTCCTGAACGGGAGAATTAAATTTACCGCCATTGCCGAGGCTATTGAGAAAACCATGGATTTCCACCAACCCCATCTGCTCAACACCATCGAGGAAGTGCTCTTAGTGGACCGGTGGGGAAGGGAAAAATGCAAAGAACTTCTGGGGATTGACAAGCAGTAA
- a CDS encoding CxxxxCH/CxxCH domain c-type cytochrome has product MIDNKLRRICNRILMLLLAMTVMGSVAEASISCYDCHGSKKTADFRPLEDSYRNITTGGFQGKHRTHLPAYAGPANCAICHPGSESYNSSHRDGLIKLSSNINNSPVNAVYKNRTSSFGNWTTPFPQTPNPTLGSCANVNCHFEKSTPEWGNQLLEAPSGCNACHGLPPDDGSHPSQSGSGKKHGDYYRVDENSCGKCHPVHTSFSHATSAGRRALAVQFLTSPNSGGSYSGNVDYPIYLPSQSTGRTGGCNNIYCHSNGNPAGRVNTFAAPTWGGSLDCTGCHGGNSDTVTMSPRHDRHAKDYQYVCDKCHNSTATGSAMITDRQKHVNGEKDVSFKDGGSYTAGSKQCTSTYCHSNALGRPGFKTPSWSDQGPYKCFYCHRGLTVDSTYDNCTEIGGAWNGDNGVCTPFVNISTNAHAKHVGPQWIRKYPCSYCHYQTVTAAGAIKALTIHADGTKQVAVDPQWNIAGRPAPSYDPATRSCSNVYCHSDGTVNPLDAEVKQPSWPNKGWSRCNACHGHPITGTCNANGCHDGASHDGKFWPVFTSWSTGTEWRAAMPIFHNEGAGEPRANSHPRHTGTSFTCGNCHAATVINGDCKTCHAGGLPTGNMGETAHINPAYHVNKTRDVIFNAGGSYRPTNKTCSNTRCHTGATDPQWGASVNSSIICLNCHGTAGPDLDTFAGFDNGTMARINLGQWVSTGHGRYSTAGRYPGSNNPAANFPSNPCWYCHDNTVIHGEGSNPFRLKRHTQYEQRFEKECVYCHMEHKDYECIQCHVGQLESLAPQATIGGIVVKLRSGGTRTDWTSHGYLDSCTTSGCHDSDDGVFAPSGGHKGHSTGAGSWNTTHKADIKSQYVMMGVCLQCHDDDSGGQCIFCHTAPSDNPGKYSLGFDPGTGFIKPKKARASAAHFGKKHYGAFINSGGWAKDANGKFLGTWKGGKFCWDCHDPHGDDNIYMIQSQVATTTDGKYGVPQARAAVSFTQKTKGSDYAGASNKICNVCHGPDSKHYLSNFSDGHNATKICTSCHMHRFADAHADSQSCNTCHTNAKPVPKHVAFGLPVICVKCHAGSIGARADVVGQFNSNSHHVQNPGVALTGRQCYACHWEATSFGTIDTNRHEGFDFRTYSGVKDAKVDLVVWRPGERPTFYSSTSAVQFLANRVTTANERTEVAKLTNHCLSCHSDQNNDTTPFGDCKTPRQYAWDGQSIAARYAQMGTTTWGKVNSGTYPNANKKDTVVKAFSAHGNAAANQGGWNAADGYDAAPPNTRGAGGNIQCYDCHNSHGSKVNGTTSSYVTFNNTRNGANLKETQNGKGGYGATYMAQGNVSGKNLYAAGAGQCFDCHENQNASSTRPWGYQSTYSASQAVMGYDDSPRFGGGTKGRYTRFPFRKTTVAGTHFSASSMLNYSSHERINGLCTPCHDPHGVSPTLGEQMPYAVPLLKGSWMTNPYKEDAPPPSANGGIASPPYRWGGYFGAGAGSTQLGWDNRKPTVPVLLGWNTDRNTFNTNRIAESDKQFAGLCLRCHQQRKLTDGVNKNTDWKSRDRMHESVKGWGANTEHSFTCSKCHQPHSSALPRLMVTNCLDYQHRGRVASGGKVSAADILSGSRADWTGGHWGYPIGGIINSKIFTSDPAYMADRYKYEAYTQCHLRRADITISPTYVNGIQPAIPNQWPQENMWNNVTPWPSLAPPRSYSE; this is encoded by the coding sequence ATGATCGACAATAAGCTGAGGCGGATATGTAACCGCATACTGATGTTGCTGCTGGCGATGACGGTTATGGGTAGCGTGGCGGAGGCGTCGATTTCCTGTTACGATTGCCACGGGAGTAAGAAAACCGCCGATTTCCGGCCGCTGGAAGATAGTTACCGGAATATTACGACCGGCGGCTTCCAGGGAAAGCACCGCACCCACCTCCCTGCGTATGCCGGGCCGGCAAACTGCGCCATTTGCCATCCGGGAAGCGAAAGCTACAACTCCTCCCATCGTGACGGACTGATCAAGCTTTCCAGCAATATCAATAATTCCCCCGTTAATGCGGTATATAAAAACCGCACCTCATCATTTGGCAACTGGACCACCCCTTTTCCCCAAACGCCTAATCCGACCCTCGGCAGCTGTGCCAATGTCAATTGTCACTTTGAAAAGAGCACTCCGGAATGGGGAAACCAGCTACTAGAAGCTCCGTCCGGTTGCAATGCCTGCCACGGTTTGCCGCCTGACGACGGAAGCCATCCCTCCCAGAGCGGGTCGGGTAAAAAACATGGCGACTATTACCGCGTAGACGAGAACAGCTGCGGCAAATGCCATCCCGTGCACACCTCATTTTCCCACGCCACCAGCGCAGGCCGCCGAGCGCTGGCCGTGCAGTTTCTGACCTCCCCCAACAGCGGCGGCTCGTACTCCGGCAATGTGGATTATCCCATTTACCTGCCGTCGCAAAGCACGGGACGAACAGGCGGCTGCAACAATATTTACTGCCATTCGAACGGTAACCCTGCCGGCCGGGTGAACACCTTTGCCGCTCCGACCTGGGGCGGGTCGCTCGATTGTACCGGTTGCCACGGCGGGAACAGCGATACCGTGACCATGAGTCCCCGCCATGACAGGCACGCCAAGGATTACCAATACGTCTGCGACAAGTGCCACAACTCGACCGCCACCGGTTCAGCGATGATCACAGACCGTCAAAAGCATGTCAATGGGGAGAAGGATGTCTCCTTTAAGGATGGCGGCAGCTACACCGCAGGCTCAAAACAGTGCACGAGCACCTACTGCCATTCGAACGCCCTTGGCCGTCCGGGCTTCAAGACGCCGTCCTGGAGCGATCAGGGTCCCTACAAATGCTTTTACTGCCATCGAGGGTTGACGGTCGATTCGACCTATGACAATTGCACCGAGATCGGTGGCGCCTGGAACGGAGATAACGGTGTCTGCACACCGTTCGTGAACATCTCCACCAACGCACATGCCAAACATGTCGGACCCCAATGGATCAGGAAGTATCCGTGCAGTTACTGCCATTATCAGACGGTGACTGCGGCCGGCGCCATCAAGGCCCTGACCATACATGCCGACGGGACCAAGCAGGTGGCGGTCGATCCCCAGTGGAACATTGCCGGTCGCCCTGCACCATCCTACGACCCGGCCACCCGTAGCTGCAGCAACGTCTATTGCCACTCGGACGGCACAGTGAACCCGCTCGATGCGGAAGTGAAGCAGCCGAGCTGGCCCAATAAGGGATGGTCGCGCTGCAACGCCTGTCACGGTCACCCGATTACCGGAACGTGCAACGCGAACGGCTGCCATGACGGCGCCAGCCACGACGGCAAGTTCTGGCCGGTCTTCACCAGCTGGTCCACCGGCACCGAATGGCGGGCGGCGATGCCGATCTTCCATAACGAGGGTGCAGGGGAGCCACGCGCCAACTCTCATCCGCGCCATACCGGCACCTCGTTCACCTGCGGCAACTGCCATGCAGCAACTGTTATCAACGGCGACTGCAAAACCTGTCACGCCGGGGGACTGCCGACCGGGAACATGGGGGAAACGGCTCACATCAATCCCGCCTACCACGTGAACAAAACGCGGGACGTCATATTCAACGCCGGCGGCTCGTACCGCCCGACCAACAAGACCTGCTCCAACACCCGCTGTCATACCGGCGCCACTGATCCCCAGTGGGGGGCGTCGGTCAATTCGAGCATTATCTGTCTCAATTGTCACGGCACTGCCGGGCCTGACCTGGACACCTTTGCCGGTTTCGACAACGGGACCATGGCGAGGATCAACCTCGGTCAGTGGGTGTCTACCGGCCATGGCCGCTATTCGACGGCCGGGCGTTATCCGGGGTCGAACAACCCGGCCGCCAACTTCCCGAGCAATCCCTGCTGGTACTGTCACGACAATACGGTTATCCATGGAGAGGGGTCGAATCCGTTCCGGCTCAAGAGGCACACGCAGTACGAGCAGCGCTTCGAGAAAGAATGCGTATACTGCCATATGGAGCATAAGGACTATGAGTGCATACAATGTCATGTGGGGCAACTTGAGAGCCTGGCGCCCCAGGCGACTATAGGCGGGATCGTTGTGAAACTGCGCTCCGGCGGTACCCGGACCGACTGGACCAGCCACGGTTATCTCGATTCCTGCACCACGTCCGGCTGCCATGACTCGGATGACGGGGTTTTCGCGCCATCGGGGGGGCATAAGGGGCACTCAACAGGTGCCGGTAGCTGGAATACCACCCATAAGGCCGACATCAAGAGCCAGTACGTCATGATGGGCGTTTGTCTGCAGTGCCACGACGACGACTCCGGCGGACAGTGCATCTTCTGCCACACGGCGCCGTCGGACAACCCCGGTAAATATTCCCTTGGCTTCGACCCAGGCACGGGCTTCATCAAGCCGAAAAAGGCGCGGGCCTCGGCCGCCCACTTCGGCAAGAAGCATTACGGTGCCTTCATCAACTCGGGAGGGTGGGCGAAGGATGCAAACGGCAAGTTTCTGGGGACGTGGAAGGGGGGGAAATTCTGCTGGGACTGTCATGACCCCCACGGCGACGACAACATCTATATGATTCAGAGCCAGGTGGCGACCACTACGGACGGGAAATACGGCGTACCCCAGGCGCGGGCGGCCGTCTCCTTCACCCAGAAGACAAAGGGTAGCGACTATGCAGGTGCCTCCAACAAGATCTGCAATGTCTGTCACGGCCCGGATTCCAAGCATTATCTGAGCAACTTCAGCGACGGCCACAACGCGACCAAGATATGCACCAGCTGTCACATGCACCGTTTTGCCGATGCCCATGCCGACTCTCAGAGTTGCAACACCTGCCACACCAACGCCAAGCCGGTGCCCAAGCACGTGGCCTTCGGTCTGCCGGTCATCTGCGTCAAGTGTCACGCCGGCTCCATTGGTGCTAGGGCCGACGTGGTCGGGCAGTTCAACAGCAACTCGCACCACGTCCAGAACCCTGGTGTGGCGCTTACCGGGCGGCAGTGTTACGCCTGCCACTGGGAAGCGACCTCGTTCGGAACGATCGACACGAACCGTCACGAGGGATTCGATTTCAGGACCTACTCGGGGGTAAAAGACGCCAAGGTCGACCTGGTGGTCTGGCGGCCGGGAGAAAGACCGACTTTCTACAGCAGCACTTCGGCGGTCCAGTTTCTCGCCAACCGGGTCACCACGGCGAACGAGCGGACAGAAGTGGCGAAACTGACCAACCACTGCCTCTCCTGTCACTCCGATCAGAACAACGACACGACCCCGTTCGGTGATTGCAAGACCCCGCGTCAGTATGCCTGGGACGGCCAGTCGATCGCTGCCCGCTACGCCCAGATGGGAACGACCACCTGGGGGAAGGTGAATTCCGGTACCTATCCCAATGCCAACAAAAAGGACACTGTCGTCAAGGCGTTCTCGGCACACGGCAACGCAGCCGCCAACCAGGGGGGGTGGAACGCTGCCGACGGTTACGACGCAGCGCCGCCGAACACGAGGGGCGCGGGGGGAAACATCCAGTGCTACGACTGCCACAATTCCCATGGCTCGAAAGTCAACGGCACCACCTCCAGCTATGTGACATTCAATAATACGCGTAACGGCGCCAACCTCAAGGAAACCCAGAACGGCAAGGGTGGATACGGCGCCACCTATATGGCCCAGGGGAACGTTTCCGGCAAGAACCTGTACGCTGCAGGCGCCGGCCAGTGCTTCGACTGTCACGAGAACCAGAACGCCTCGTCGACCAGGCCGTGGGGATACCAGTCGACCTACAGCGCCAGCCAGGCGGTCATGGGGTACGACGACAGCCCGCGCTTCGGCGGGGGGACCAAAGGGCGTTACACCCGTTTCCCGTTCCGCAAGACAACGGTCGCCGGGACCCACTTCTCCGCTTCGAGCATGCTCAACTACTCGAGTCACGAGCGGATCAACGGACTCTGCACGCCATGCCATGACCCGCACGGGGTATCTCCGACCCTTGGCGAACAGATGCCTTATGCCGTGCCGCTCCTCAAGGGAAGTTGGATGACCAACCCCTACAAGGAAGATGCACCTCCACCCAGCGCCAACGGCGGTATCGCCTCCCCCCCCTACCGATGGGGCGGATACTTCGGCGCCGGGGCTGGATCAACGCAGCTTGGCTGGGACAACCGAAAGCCGACCGTACCCGTGCTGCTCGGCTGGAACACGGACCGGAACACCTTCAACACGAACCGGATCGCGGAAAGCGACAAGCAGTTTGCCGGCTTGTGTCTGCGCTGTCACCAGCAGCGGAAGCTGACCGACGGGGTGAACAAGAACACCGACTGGAAATCGCGCGACCGGATGCACGAATCGGTCAAGGGTTGGGGGGCGAATACGGAACACTCGTTTACCTGTTCAAAGTGTCACCAGCCCCACTCATCTGCCCTGCCGCGGCTCATGGTGACCAACTGTCTCGACTACCAGCACCGGGGGCGGGTCGCCTCCGGCGGCAAGGTTTCTGCGGCCGACATCCTTTCCGGGAGCCGCGCCGACTGGACTGGCGGCCATTGGGGCTACCCGATCGGCGGGATCATCAACAGCAAAATCTTCACCAGCGATCCGGCCTATATGGCTGACCGATACAAGTACGAGGCATACACCCAGTGTCATCTGCGGCGCGCCGACATCACCATTTCGCCGACGTACGTGAATGGCATCCAGCCGGCGATTCCCAACCAGTGGCCGCAAGAGAACATGTGGAACAACGTGACCCCGTGGCCGAGCCTTGCGCCGCCGCGCAGCTACAGCGAGTGA
- a CDS encoding phosphatidate cytidylyltransferase produces MKRLATAIIALPLLILFFLKASHAFFTAFILFLIFLGLCEFYRMALPERRLEGWIAAVAGTFLPLAYVAPLQFIMPLGLTSLVICFSLLFLFRIKDVRRAAGEIALIFMGFLYVPLLLGHLILLHDRPAGVQWIFLMMVIVMAGDSAAYYVGSSLGRTKLYPIVSPNKSVEGALGGLVGSVVGALIAKFTFFPMLTVADCVATALLLGVLGQLGDLFESLLKRSCGVKDSGTIVPGHGGILDRLDSILFAAPAAFYYAYFFFK; encoded by the coding sequence ATCAAACGATTAGCAACGGCGATAATTGCCTTACCCCTCCTCATTTTGTTCTTTCTCAAGGCAAGTCATGCATTTTTTACTGCATTTATACTATTTCTGATCTTCCTCGGACTTTGCGAATTCTATCGGATGGCCCTGCCGGAGCGTAGACTGGAAGGGTGGATTGCCGCCGTAGCCGGCACATTCCTGCCGCTGGCATATGTTGCTCCGCTGCAGTTCATCATGCCGTTAGGTCTTACCTCCTTGGTGATCTGTTTTTCCCTGCTTTTTCTCTTCAGAATCAAGGATGTCCGGCGGGCGGCAGGTGAGATTGCGTTGATCTTCATGGGCTTTTTGTATGTTCCGCTGCTCTTGGGCCATCTTATTCTTCTGCACGATCGCCCCGCCGGTGTGCAGTGGATTTTTCTCATGATGGTGATCGTCATGGCGGGAGACAGTGCGGCCTATTACGTTGGCTCCAGCCTGGGGAGGACGAAACTCTATCCGATCGTCAGTCCCAACAAGAGCGTCGAAGGGGCGCTCGGCGGACTGGTCGGGAGTGTTGTCGGTGCGCTGATTGCCAAGTTCACCTTTTTCCCGATGCTGACGGTGGCGGACTGCGTGGCGACGGCGCTTCTGCTCGGTGTGCTGGGCCAGCTCGGCGATCTTTTCGAATCGCTTCTGAAGCGGAGTTGCGGAGTCAAGGATTCCGGTACCATTGTCCCCGGGCACGGCGGAATTCTTGACCGTCTTGACAGTATACTCTTTGCCGCTCCAGCGGCGTTTTACTATGCCTATTTCTTTTTTAAGTGA
- the tsaB gene encoding tRNA (adenosine(37)-N6)-threonylcarbamoyltransferase complex dimerization subunit type 1 TsaB: MKLLTIDTSTNTCSVALTLGERLAGEYLVDLDRTLTNRLLSCVDMLLTDAGLTVADLDALGVALGPGSFTGVRVGVATVKGLALAAAKPVAGFSSLAMLAMNLPWSSCPVCAMFDARKKEVYAGLYSCRTLPEPLDKDAVLPPSELLYKINDPTIFIGEGAVKYRDLITASLGDKALFAPWSLNQPRASAGALLAAEALAKGETIPLADLNPAYIRPSEAELAKLASR; the protein is encoded by the coding sequence TTGAAACTCCTCACCATCGACACCTCCACCAATACCTGCAGCGTCGCTCTGACCCTGGGCGAACGGTTAGCCGGTGAGTATCTTGTCGATCTGGACAGAACGCTCACCAATCGCCTGCTGTCCTGCGTGGATATGCTCCTGACCGACGCAGGGTTGACTGTGGCCGATCTGGACGCCTTAGGCGTCGCACTTGGGCCCGGCTCGTTTACCGGCGTCAGGGTCGGCGTTGCGACCGTCAAGGGGCTGGCGTTGGCTGCCGCCAAGCCGGTGGCCGGTTTTTCTTCCCTGGCTATGCTGGCTATGAATCTCCCCTGGAGCTCCTGCCCGGTATGTGCCATGTTCGATGCGAGAAAAAAAGAGGTTTATGCGGGGCTTTATTCCTGCCGCACCCTTCCCGAGCCGCTTGACAAGGATGCCGTACTCCCGCCGAGCGAATTGCTGTATAAAATAAACGACCCTACCATATTCATCGGCGAAGGGGCGGTAAAGTACCGCGACCTTATCACAGCGTCCCTGGGAGACAAGGCGCTGTTTGCCCCATGGAGTCTCAACCAGCCGAGAGCCTCCGCCGGCGCTCTGCTTGCGGCAGAGGCCTTGGCCAAAGGGGAAACAATACCTCTTGCCGACCTCAATCCCGCCTATATCAGACCATCTGAGGCGGAACTGGCAAAGCTCGCATCTCGGTAA
- the rseP gene encoding RIP metalloprotease RseP codes for MLSIISAIIALGALIFIHELGHFIFAKLFGVGVEKFSLGFGPKIVGKKVGETEYLLSAFPLGGYVKMVGEGDGADLSDADKSRSFAEKPPLKRIVIVAAGPVFNLFFAWFIFIVVYMVGVPAATTKIGEVVKDKPAARAGLMAKDVVTAINGKAVNRWEELAKNIAEGKGQPVELQVNRGTATLVFRVVPESRTVKNLLGDTVTSPVLGVVSAGEVVIDRFGPLDALVKGSGQTWNVIRITVLSLVKLVERAIPLDTIGGPIMIVKMAGQQASEGGVSFLAFVALLSINLGVLNLLPVPILDGGHLFFYFWELVFRRPVSPKAREIAQQVGLVLLISLMILAFYNDIARYLIGQH; via the coding sequence ATGCTGAGCATAATATCCGCAATCATAGCCCTCGGGGCGCTCATTTTCATTCATGAACTGGGACATTTTATCTTTGCCAAATTGTTCGGGGTGGGGGTCGAGAAGTTTTCACTCGGTTTCGGTCCAAAGATTGTCGGTAAAAAGGTCGGCGAGACGGAATATCTTCTCTCCGCATTTCCACTTGGCGGCTATGTGAAGATGGTCGGAGAAGGTGATGGCGCTGATCTGTCGGACGCGGACAAGAGCCGTTCCTTTGCGGAAAAGCCCCCTCTGAAGCGGATTGTCATCGTTGCTGCCGGACCGGTCTTTAATCTATTCTTTGCCTGGTTCATCTTCATCGTGGTTTATATGGTCGGGGTCCCTGCGGCTACTACCAAAATCGGCGAGGTCGTCAAGGATAAACCCGCCGCCCGCGCCGGTCTCATGGCCAAAGACGTGGTGACTGCCATTAACGGCAAAGCGGTCAATCGCTGGGAAGAGCTTGCTAAAAACATTGCCGAAGGGAAAGGGCAACCGGTTGAGTTGCAGGTCAACCGCGGTACCGCCACCCTTGTCTTCCGCGTGGTGCCGGAGAGCAGGACAGTTAAAAACCTCCTTGGTGATACCGTTACTTCCCCGGTTCTGGGTGTCGTCTCTGCCGGCGAGGTGGTTATCGACCGCTTCGGCCCTTTGGATGCCCTTGTTAAAGGGAGCGGCCAAACCTGGAACGTCATCAGGATAACGGTACTTTCGCTGGTGAAACTTGTGGAACGGGCCATTCCCCTGGACACCATCGGCGGGCCCATTATGATCGTCAAGATGGCCGGACAACAGGCTTCAGAAGGTGGTGTCAGCTTTCTCGCTTTTGTGGCACTGCTTTCCATCAACCTGGGAGTATTGAATCTCCTGCCGGTGCCCATTCTTGACGGCGGGCATCTCTTCTTCTATTTTTGGGAGCTTGTTTTCAGAAGGCCGGTCAGTCCGAAGGCTCGGGAGATTGCCCAGCAGGTCGGCCTCGTGCTCCTTATAAGCCTGATGATCCTGGCCTTTTACAATGATATCGCCCGCTATTTAATCGGCCAACACTGA